From Pseudanabaena sp. PCC 6802, one genomic window encodes:
- the metH gene encoding methionine synthase, with amino-acid sequence MTNLFLERLHSSDRPVILFDGAMGTSLQMQNLTADDFGGAEYEGCNEYLVITKPEAVAKVHRDFLIAGADVIETDTFGGTSIVLAEYDLADRAYELSKKAAELAKSVAAEFSTPEKPRFVAGSVGPTTKLPTLLHIDFDRMKHSFIEQIEGLYDGGVDLLIIETCQDVLQIKVALNAVEEVFKRKGTRLPVVVSITMEQQGTMLVGTDISAALTILEPYQIDVLGLNCATGPDRMTDHIKYLAEHSKFAVSCIPNAGLPENVGGKAHYRLTPGDLRGHLSHFVEDLGVQVIGGCCGTTPAHIKELAEIARTLKPKQRHYNYEPSAASIYSSQPYVQDNSFLIVGERLNASGSKKCRDMLNAEDWDGLVALARSQVKEGSHVLDVNVDYVGRDGVRDMHELVSRLVTNITLPLMLDSTEWEKMEAGLKLSGGKCLLNSTNYEDGEPRFLKVLELAKTYGAGVVIGTIDEDGMARTADKKFAIASRAYDQATQFGIPPHELFFDTLALPISTGIAEDRRNAAETIEANRRIKEAMPDCHIILGVSNISFGLSPASRVVLNSVFLHEAQRAGMDAAIVNPSKILPLNRIEPKELEVARQLVYDERQFEGDICTYDPLGEFTTLFEGVSTKREKSEDLNLPVEERLKRHIIDGDRMDLEKQLAEALEQYAPLDIINNFLLDGMKVVGELFGSGQMQLPFVLQSAETMKAAVAYLEQFMEKAEGANKGVVVIATVKGDVHDIGKNLVDIILSNNGYKVVNLGIKQPVENIINAYEEHKADCIAMSGLLVKSTAFMKENLEEFNSRSIDIPVILGGAALTPKFVHEDCQNAYKGQVVYGKDAFSDLNFMDAYMPAKAAGQWDNIKGFLNGHGEAYAATISASASTKAEKEAIAADKPVKADLPEDTKRSESVAIDIPRATPPFWGTRILTAAEIPLEEVFWYLDLQALIAGQWQFRKPKEQSREEYDAFLAEKVYPVLEEWKQRIIAEQLLEPKVVYGYFPVQTEGNDVYVYDPAQVEKQSLAELTPIQSFKFPRQRSMRRLCIADFYAPKETGIVDVMPLQAVTVGQIATEFAQQLFKANQYTDYLYFHGLAVQMAEALAEWVHARIRRELGFGAEDPNNIRDVLAQRYRGSRYSFGYPACPNMQDQYKLLDLLDAKRIDLIMDESEQLHPEQSTTALVAYHPEARYFSA; translated from the coding sequence ACAAATGCAGAACCTAACTGCTGATGATTTTGGCGGAGCAGAGTACGAGGGTTGCAACGAATATTTAGTCATAACCAAGCCTGAGGCGGTGGCTAAGGTGCATCGGGATTTTCTGATTGCGGGTGCCGATGTCATCGAGACAGATACGTTTGGCGGTACCTCGATTGTTTTAGCAGAATACGATCTAGCCGATCGCGCCTACGAGTTGAGTAAAAAAGCAGCAGAACTAGCAAAATCCGTTGCAGCGGAATTTTCGACACCGGAAAAACCTCGCTTTGTTGCGGGTTCGGTTGGCCCTACAACCAAATTGCCTACTCTGTTGCACATCGACTTCGATCGCATGAAACACTCATTCATCGAACAAATCGAAGGTTTGTACGATGGCGGTGTGGATTTGCTCATTATCGAAACCTGCCAGGACGTATTGCAAATCAAAGTTGCCTTAAATGCTGTCGAAGAGGTATTCAAGCGTAAAGGAACGAGATTGCCCGTCGTGGTCTCAATTACGATGGAACAGCAAGGCACGATGCTGGTTGGGACAGATATCAGCGCTGCTTTAACGATTTTAGAACCATATCAGATTGACGTTCTCGGCTTGAATTGCGCCACCGGCCCCGATCGCATGACCGACCATATTAAGTATCTTGCCGAGCATTCCAAATTTGCCGTTTCCTGTATTCCCAATGCTGGGCTACCGGAGAATGTAGGCGGTAAAGCCCACTACCGACTCACTCCTGGCGATCTGCGCGGACATCTATCACATTTTGTTGAGGATTTAGGCGTACAGGTAATTGGTGGTTGTTGCGGTACGACTCCGGCTCATATCAAAGAATTAGCAGAAATAGCCAGGACGCTTAAGCCCAAGCAACGGCATTACAACTACGAACCATCAGCGGCATCTATTTATAGTTCTCAACCTTACGTGCAGGATAATTCCTTCCTGATCGTGGGAGAGAGATTAAATGCCAGTGGCTCGAAGAAATGTCGCGATATGCTGAATGCCGAGGACTGGGATGGTCTGGTGGCACTGGCGCGATCGCAGGTAAAAGAGGGTTCCCACGTTCTCGATGTCAACGTCGATTATGTCGGGCGTGACGGCGTGCGCGACATGCACGAACTCGTCTCGCGACTCGTTACCAATATCACGCTGCCCTTGATGCTGGATTCGACAGAATGGGAAAAGATGGAAGCGGGACTGAAGCTGTCTGGAGGTAAATGTTTGCTGAACTCCACCAACTACGAGGATGGCGAACCGCGCTTTTTAAAAGTCTTAGAACTGGCGAAAACCTATGGGGCGGGTGTGGTGATCGGTACGATCGATGAGGATGGGATGGCGCGTACGGCTGACAAGAAATTTGCGATCGCTAGTCGCGCCTACGACCAGGCCACGCAGTTTGGCATTCCGCCCCACGAGCTTTTCTTCGATACGTTAGCACTGCCAATTTCTACAGGAATTGCCGAAGATCGGCGCAATGCTGCGGAGACTATTGAGGCGAATCGTCGCATCAAAGAGGCGATGCCCGACTGCCATATTATTTTGGGGGTTTCCAATATCTCCTTCGGTCTGAGTCCTGCTTCTAGAGTCGTGCTGAATTCTGTCTTCCTGCACGAAGCTCAAAGGGCGGGGATGGACGCGGCGATCGTCAACCCCAGTAAAATCCTGCCTCTCAACCGCATTGAACCGAAGGAGCTAGAAGTAGCAAGGCAGTTAGTTTACGATGAACGCCAGTTCGAGGGTGATATCTGTACCTACGATCCCTTGGGAGAATTTACCACGCTGTTTGAGGGCGTGAGTACCAAGCGCGAGAAATCTGAGGACTTGAATTTGCCCGTCGAGGAAAGATTGAAACGGCATATTATTGACGGCGATCGCATGGACTTAGAAAAACAACTCGCAGAAGCGCTCGAACAATATGCCCCATTGGATATCATTAATAATTTCCTCCTGGATGGCATGAAAGTTGTCGGCGAGCTATTCGGATCGGGACAGATGCAGCTACCGTTTGTGTTGCAGTCGGCAGAAACCATGAAGGCAGCAGTGGCCTATCTAGAGCAATTCATGGAGAAGGCCGAAGGTGCAAATAAAGGAGTTGTGGTCATCGCTACTGTCAAAGGCGACGTACACGATATTGGCAAGAATCTCGTAGATATCATTCTTTCCAATAATGGCTATAAGGTAGTCAATCTCGGCATCAAACAGCCCGTAGAGAATATCATTAATGCCTACGAGGAACACAAAGCTGACTGTATTGCCATGAGCGGACTGCTGGTTAAATCCACGGCATTCATGAAAGAGAATTTGGAGGAATTCAACAGTCGTAGCATTGATATACCTGTAATCCTTGGTGGAGCGGCGCTGACACCTAAATTCGTACATGAGGATTGCCAAAATGCCTATAAGGGGCAGGTCGTGTACGGCAAGGATGCTTTCTCAGACCTGAACTTTATGGATGCCTACATGCCAGCTAAAGCTGCGGGTCAGTGGGATAATATCAAGGGCTTTTTAAACGGTCATGGAGAGGCATATGCAGCGACTATCTCTGCTTCTGCATCGACTAAAGCAGAAAAAGAAGCGATCGCAGCAGATAAGCCAGTTAAAGCAGATCTGCCTGAGGACACCAAACGTTCTGAATCAGTTGCGATCGATATTCCCCGTGCCACTCCACCGTTCTGGGGTACGCGCATTCTCACAGCCGCCGAGATTCCCTTGGAGGAAGTATTTTGGTATCTGGATCTGCAAGCCTTAATTGCCGGACAGTGGCAGTTTCGCAAGCCCAAGGAACAGTCCAGGGAAGAATACGATGCTTTCTTAGCAGAAAAAGTTTATCCCGTTTTGGAGGAATGGAAGCAGCGCATTATCGCCGAGCAATTGTTAGAACCAAAGGTCGTGTATGGATATTTTCCCGTCCAAACGGAAGGTAATGATGTCTATGTTTACGATCCTGCCCAGGTTGAAAAGCAGTCGCTGGCTGAACTAACCCCCATTCAGAGCTTTAAATTTCCTCGTCAGCGTTCCATGCGGCGGCTTTGTATCGCCGATTTCTATGCTCCCAAGGAGACTGGTATTGTCGATGTCATGCCGTTACAAGCTGTAACTGTGGGGCAGATCGCAACGGAGTTCGCGCAGCAGCTATTTAAAGCGAATCAGTATACTGATTACCTCTATTTCCACGGGTTGGCGGTACAAATGGCTGAGGCGCTGGCGGAGTGGGTACACGCTCGCATTCGCCGCGAATTAGGATTTGGAGCAGAAGATCCGAATAACATCCGCGATGTTCTGGCACAGCGCTATCGCGGTTCGCGCTATAGCTTTGGCTATCCCGCCTGCCCCAACATGCAGGATCAGTATAAGCTTCTAGACTTGCTCGATGCCAAGCGCATCGACTTGATAATGGATGAAAGCGAACAACTCCATCCCGAGCAGTCTACCACCGCCCTGGTTGCCTATCACCCTGAAGCGCGTTACTTTAGCGCTTAA
- a CDS encoding peptidoglycan-binding domain-containing protein, giving the protein MSHSELYKGDANDEVKQLQTMLGINADGIFGDQTEAAVVKFQSEQNLDADGIVGAMTWAALEAKAAKTAAKPEAETGAFQGMSGFGGALDS; this is encoded by the coding sequence ATGTCGCATTCTGAACTATACAAGGGCGATGCTAACGATGAAGTAAAGCAGCTCCAAACTATGTTGGGAATTAACGCCGATGGTATCTTTGGCGACCAAACCGAAGCGGCTGTGGTTAAATTTCAAAGCGAACAAAACCTCGATGCTGATGGTATTGTAGGTGCAATGACATGGGCTGCACTTGAAGCTAAAGCAGCTAAAACTGCCGCTAAGCCTGAAGCTGAAACTGGTGCATTTCAGGGCATGAGTGGCTTTGGTGGGGCTTTGGACAGCTAA
- a CDS encoding PAS domain-containing protein, translated as MTLNYRAALEGAIDRSPLTIAPSGLVLDAIALMNGVQDDTGGGPSIGSRSGCVLVVEDRRLLGIFTERDVVRLIASGRELAAVKVAEAMQQPVTIKESEVKNIFTALSLLQQHRISHLPVVDDRDRLVGIVTETSLLQALGMEAIAGTIENLPQQSQERLTELEQINQQLCDEVLSGQLTADSLRFSQERLQLALEGSGDGLWDWNISTGEVYLSPRWLEMLGYAADELPGDLSTWDKLIHPEDKSWVMDTLNAHLKDRSSPYAFDYRMLTKSGEWKWIANFGKVVAYDRDGKPLRMAGTHRDISDRKQIEESLRESDERWHLALRGNNDGIWDWNVKTNEVFFSERWKEMLGYEDCEIANHLDEWAKRVHPDDLGWVMQAVQDHFAKKTPYYSTEHRVLCKDGTYKWILDRGQALWDEAGNVVRMAGSHTDISDRKQAEEELRHQSAELMRSNAELEQFAYVASHDLQEPLRMVVSYLQLLERRYKDKLDASADEFIAYAVDGASRMQTLINDLLEYSRVNTRAQPFVPIDCAQVLERALTNLKMAIAESSAVITCDPLPKVMADPTQLAQLFQNLIGNAIKFRGELAPQIHIGAKRNSDRWVFSISDNGIGIEPQYGDRIFAVFQRLHNRVKYKGTGIGLAICKKIVERHGGSIWVESALDRGSTFYFTIPDRTEVT; from the coding sequence ATGACGCTTAATTATCGAGCTGCTTTAGAGGGCGCAATCGATCGCTCTCCTCTCACAATCGCTCCAAGTGGTTTGGTCTTAGATGCGATCGCCCTTATGAATGGTGTGCAGGACGACACAGGGGGGGGACCTAGCATAGGTTCGCGATCTGGTTGCGTACTCGTAGTTGAGGATAGACGTTTATTAGGAATATTTACTGAGCGGGACGTGGTGCGACTCATTGCTTCTGGTAGAGAGTTGGCTGCAGTGAAAGTTGCTGAAGCTATGCAACAGCCAGTAACCATCAAAGAATCTGAGGTTAAGAACATCTTCACAGCACTGTCGTTACTGCAACAGCACCGCATCAGTCATTTGCCTGTAGTGGACGATCGCGATCGACTAGTCGGTATTGTGACTGAGACCAGCCTATTGCAAGCATTAGGGATGGAGGCAATCGCAGGTACAATTGAGAATTTACCGCAGCAATCGCAAGAGCGCTTGACTGAACTAGAGCAAATTAACCAACAATTGTGCGATGAGGTTCTTTCTGGTCAATTGACAGCAGATTCTCTGCGATTTAGCCAGGAGCGTTTGCAACTGGCGCTAGAAGGATCTGGAGATGGCTTATGGGACTGGAATATCAGTACGGGGGAAGTATATTTAAGTCCGAGGTGGCTGGAGATGCTGGGCTATGCAGCAGATGAGTTGCCTGGCGATCTAAGTACGTGGGACAAATTGATCCACCCAGAAGATAAATCCTGGGTTATGGATACGTTGAACGCTCACTTAAAAGATCGATCGTCTCCCTATGCCTTTGACTATCGAATGCTGACTAAATCGGGTGAGTGGAAATGGATTGCTAATTTCGGTAAGGTTGTAGCCTACGATCGCGATGGCAAACCCTTGAGGATGGCGGGAACCCACAGAGATATCAGCGATCGCAAGCAGATAGAGGAGTCGTTGCGAGAGAGTGATGAACGCTGGCACCTGGCATTACGCGGCAATAATGACGGGATTTGGGACTGGAACGTAAAGACAAATGAAGTCTTTTTCTCAGAGCGGTGGAAAGAAATGCTGGGCTATGAAGATTGTGAAATTGCCAACCACCTTGATGAATGGGCAAAACGCGTTCATCCAGACGATTTGGGTTGGGTAATGCAAGCCGTACAGGATCATTTTGCGAAGAAAACGCCATATTACAGTACCGAGCATCGGGTGTTGTGCAAAGATGGCACCTATAAATGGATTCTGGATCGCGGACAGGCTCTGTGGGACGAAGCGGGCAACGTGGTGCGGATGGCAGGCTCTCATACCGACATCAGCGATCGCAAGCAAGCAGAGGAAGAATTAAGGCATCAAAGTGCAGAGCTGATGCGCTCTAACGCTGAGTTAGAGCAGTTTGCCTATGTTGCCTCCCATGACTTGCAGGAACCCCTCCGCATGGTGGTCAGCTATCTCCAACTCCTGGAGCGGCGCTATAAGGACAAGCTAGATGCCAGTGCAGACGAGTTCATTGCCTATGCAGTCGATGGTGCTAGTCGGATGCAAACTCTGATTAACGACCTGCTAGAGTATTCGCGCGTCAACACTCGCGCTCAGCCCTTTGTTCCGATCGATTGCGCTCAAGTTTTGGAGCGCGCTCTAACTAATTTGAAGATGGCGATCGCCGAAAGCAGTGCCGTCATTACCTGCGATCCCTTACCGAAAGTCATGGCCGACCCTACCCAACTCGCGCAGTTATTCCAAAATCTGATCGGTAATGCGATCAAATTTCGAGGCGAACTAGCACCGCAAATTCATATTGGTGCAAAGCGCAACAGCGATCGCTGGGTATTCTCAATAAGCGATAATGGCATTGGGATCGAGCCGCAGTACGGCGATCGTATTTTTGCCGTCTTTCAGCGACTGCACAATCGCGTAAAGTATAAAGGTACAGGTATTGGTCTGGCGATCTGCAAAAAAATAGTAGAACGCCATGGGGGCAGCATTTGGGTTGAATCCGCGCTAGATCGCGGTTCAACCTTCTACTTCACCATTCCCGATCGCACAGAAGTAACGTAG
- a CDS encoding response regulator, whose protein sequence is MDNSPVSRLFEVLLVEDNPGDANLTKIALEDGKIRINLHTVEDGVEALEFLRRQGKYTNCDRPDLILLDLNLPRKDGREVLSEIKADENLKRIPVVILTTSQSDEDILRAYNLSANCYITKPVDFDRFATIVRSIEDFWFTIVKLPST, encoded by the coding sequence ATGGATAATAGTCCAGTTAGTAGGTTATTTGAGGTTTTATTAGTTGAGGACAATCCTGGGGATGCTAATCTCACCAAAATTGCACTCGAAGATGGCAAAATCCGCATCAATTTGCATACTGTTGAGGATGGGGTAGAAGCTTTAGAATTTCTACGCAGGCAGGGCAAATATACCAACTGCGATCGCCCGGACTTGATCCTGCTCGATCTGAACCTACCCCGGAAAGATGGGCGGGAGGTATTATCAGAAATCAAGGCCGATGAAAACCTCAAACGGATTCCAGTAGTTATTCTCACTACTTCTCAGTCCGATGAGGATATTCTCCGAGCCTACAATCTTAGTGCGAATTGCTATATCACTAAACCTGTAGATTTCGATCGCTTCGCTACAATTGTCAGATCGATTGAAGATTTCTGGTTTACTATCGTCAAGTTACCCTCAACCTAA
- a CDS encoding response regulator, which yields MTIVNRPMHVLLVEDNPGDARLLEEFLSEVASVRFNLTHADCLEKAVAYLNEQSFDVAILDLSLPDSQGLETFIKARTHSPTTPIIVLTGLDDEILAIKAMQEGAQDYLVKGQVNGNMLARSMRYAIERKQAELARQQEIKREKLIIAIAQRIRRSLNLTEILNTTVGEVRQFLQADRVLIYRILSHGVGRTIAESVLPEYPAILGMSFPEEVLPLEYQELYRQGRMRAIEDVKAEDTGLTPCLLEFVEQWCVRAKLTTPILVNDSLWGLLIAHQCSQPRQWRSLEIELMQQLATQLGIAIQQSELYQQVQSELAERRQSEQVIREQAALLNISTDAILVRDLQHRILFWNKGAERLLGWLADEAIGKDANQILYKEISPQLKQALKIVMAEGKWQGELHKVRKDGKEIVVQSRWTLARDAHGHPKSILTVDTDITEKKQLEMQFLRAQRLESLGTLASGIAHDLNNVLAPILAASQLIQAKVRKDDPNRRMLEIIETSAKRGADLVKQVLSFARGVEGDRVHLSVKYLISEIEQIVKQTFPKSIDFSVDIVKNLWDVYGDATQLHQVLINLVVNARDAMPSGGNLSVAAENLFVDESYTRLYIDAQVGRYVAIAIADTGVGIPPDVLERIFEPFFTTKAFGKGTGLGLSTVLGIVKSHGGFINVLSQVGQGTQFKLFLPAVPASKIFPTAEPEFPLGQGELILVVDDEASIRETIEMALTTHNYRIVTANNGIEAIAQYVAHQQEIAVVLMDMMMPTMGGETAIRTLQKMNPQVKIIANSGVASMEALAQTTGNGIRAFLPKPCTTQELLTTIRKVINS from the coding sequence ATGACAATCGTAAATCGTCCCATGCATGTCCTGCTGGTTGAAGATAACCCCGGTGATGCTCGCCTGCTAGAGGAGTTTTTGAGCGAGGTCGCATCAGTGCGATTCAATTTAACCCACGCCGACTGTCTGGAAAAGGCTGTAGCATATTTAAACGAGCAAAGCTTTGATGTCGCTATCCTCGATCTATCGCTCCCAGATAGTCAGGGATTAGAAACTTTTATCAAAGCTCGAACGCATTCTCCCACTACACCCATCATTGTATTGACGGGTTTGGATGATGAAATACTGGCAATTAAGGCGATGCAGGAGGGGGCGCAGGACTATTTAGTCAAGGGGCAAGTAAATGGCAACATGCTGGCTCGTTCCATGCGCTACGCGATCGAGCGCAAGCAAGCGGAATTGGCAAGACAGCAGGAAATTAAGCGGGAAAAATTAATCATCGCAATAGCACAACGGATTCGCCGATCGCTAAATCTAACTGAAATTCTCAACACGACAGTTGGGGAAGTGCGGCAATTCCTCCAAGCAGATCGCGTGCTGATCTATCGGATATTGTCACATGGGGTAGGCAGGACGATCGCTGAGTCTGTTTTACCGGAATACCCAGCCATCCTGGGCATGTCATTCCCAGAAGAAGTACTCCCACTGGAATATCAGGAGTTATACCGTCAGGGGAGGATGCGCGCGATCGAGGATGTCAAAGCAGAGGATACGGGATTAACTCCCTGTTTGCTAGAGTTTGTCGAGCAATGGTGCGTCCGCGCTAAACTAACTACGCCGATTCTTGTGAACGACTCTCTGTGGGGGCTATTGATCGCCCATCAATGCAGTCAGCCACGACAGTGGCGATCGCTTGAGATCGAGTTAATGCAGCAGTTGGCAACACAGTTAGGTATTGCGATCCAGCAGTCAGAACTCTACCAGCAAGTGCAGTCAGAACTCGCAGAACGGCGACAATCTGAGCAAGTCATCCGCGAACAAGCGGCATTGCTCAATATCTCCACAGATGCAATTTTAGTTCGGGATCTGCAACACCGTATCCTGTTTTGGAATAAAGGCGCAGAACGATTATTGGGATGGCTGGCAGATGAGGCGATCGGCAAAGATGCGAATCAAATTCTGTATAAAGAAATTTCCCCTCAACTGAAACAAGCTCTAAAGATAGTGATGGCCGAAGGTAAGTGGCAAGGAGAACTACACAAAGTCAGAAAAGATGGGAAAGAGATCGTCGTGCAAAGTCGATGGACATTGGCACGAGATGCCCATGGCCATCCTAAATCCATTCTCACGGTTGATACTGATATCACAGAAAAGAAGCAACTGGAAATGCAGTTCCTCCGCGCTCAACGCCTGGAAAGCCTTGGCACGCTTGCCAGCGGTATTGCTCACGATTTGAATAATGTCCTCGCTCCGATTCTAGCAGCCTCCCAACTAATACAAGCAAAAGTACGAAAAGACGACCCAAATCGACGAATGCTAGAAATTATTGAAACCAGCGCCAAACGCGGTGCAGATCTGGTGAAGCAGGTGCTATCGTTTGCCAGGGGTGTAGAGGGCGATCGCGTACATTTGTCAGTCAAGTATTTGATTTCGGAAATAGAACAGATTGTCAAACAGACATTTCCTAAGTCCATCGATTTTTCTGTAGATATAGTCAAAAATCTTTGGGATGTCTACGGCGATGCCACGCAACTGCACCAGGTACTGATCAACCTGGTTGTCAACGCTCGCGATGCCATGCCCTCTGGAGGTAATCTATCCGTTGCTGCTGAAAATCTATTTGTAGATGAAAGCTATACGCGCTTGTATATCGACGCTCAAGTTGGGCGGTATGTTGCGATCGCGATTGCGGATACTGGTGTGGGGATCCCACCAGATGTGCTGGAGCGCATATTCGAGCCTTTTTTTACAACTAAAGCCTTTGGTAAAGGTACGGGACTGGGTCTTTCAACCGTCCTTGGCATCGTTAAAAGTCACGGAGGCTTTATCAACGTCTTAAGTCAAGTGGGTCAAGGTACGCAATTCAAGCTATTCCTGCCTGCGGTGCCTGCTAGCAAAATCTTCCCAACCGCAGAACCGGAGTTCCCCCTCGGGCAGGGAGAACTGATCCTGGTCGTCGATGATGAAGCGTCAATTCGCGAGACGATTGAGATGGCTTTGACAACGCATAATTACAGGATCGTCACCGCTAATAATGGGATAGAGGCGATCGCTCAGTACGTTGCACATCAGCAGGAAATTGCCGTTGTATTGATGGATATGATGATGCCAACGATGGGAGGCGAGACTGCAATTCGTACTCTACAAAAAATGAACCCACAGGTAAAGATTATTGCCAATAGTGGCGTAGCCTCAATGGAAGCATTAGCACAGACCACGGGTAATGGTATACGCGCCTTTTTACCCAAGCCCTGCACTACCCAAGAATTACTCACCACGATTCGTAAAGTCATTAACAGCTAG
- a CDS encoding RibD family protein, giving the protein MFDRLFTTSNQSTPSDQIYTHAELAFPTTGVTFVQGDRALHRPYIVFNMVSSVDGKASTSPGGLEGLGSRSDRLLMQRLRAQVDAVLVGGATLRVDPFIPTVPEHLSEERSRDFPNRPQPLGMVVSHSGDLPLDHRFWQADRNLRVVFLGESASREAEEALSLRAEVVRLPKDVNRQGEDLAFMLHFMCERLRIKWLLVEGGPSLNYALISRRWSDEIFLTVSPRLVGGIENITAIAGDGYGMGGMGGENLPHLQLQSIYHHDNELYLRYQIV; this is encoded by the coding sequence ATGTTCGATCGCCTTTTTACTACGTCCAACCAATCCACTCCCTCCGACCAGATCTATACCCATGCCGAATTAGCTTTTCCTACGACAGGTGTAACTTTTGTGCAGGGCGATCGCGCGCTGCATAGACCCTACATCGTATTTAATATGGTCTCTAGCGTGGATGGGAAAGCCTCAACCAGTCCGGGTGGGTTAGAGGGATTGGGTTCGAGAAGCGATCGCCTTCTCATGCAACGCTTGCGGGCGCAGGTGGATGCAGTATTGGTGGGAGGAGCGACGCTGAGGGTCGATCCATTTATCCCTACCGTGCCGGAGCACCTCAGCGAAGAGCGATCGCGCGATTTTCCCAATCGACCTCAACCCTTGGGCATGGTAGTCAGTCATAGTGGCGATTTACCTTTAGACCATCGGTTTTGGCAAGCCGATCGCAATCTCCGAGTCGTGTTTCTGGGCGAATCGGCAAGTCGGGAGGCAGAGGAGGCTTTGAGCTTAAGAGCGGAAGTGGTGCGATTGCCCAAAGATGTAAATCGACAAGGAGAAGATCTAGCATTCATGCTGCACTTTATGTGCGAGCGGCTGAGAATTAAGTGGCTCCTGGTGGAAGGGGGACCATCGCTGAATTATGCGCTGATTTCGCGGCGATGGAGCGATGAGATATTTTTGACCGTGTCGCCGCGATTAGTGGGCGGGATCGAGAACATCACGGCGATCGCAGGTGATGGTTATGGTATGGGTGGTATGGGCGGCGAGAATCTTCCGCATCTCCAATTGCAATCGATTTATCACCACGACAACGAGTTGTATTTGCGATATCAAATCGTATAG